From Triticum aestivum cultivar Chinese Spring chromosome 7B, IWGSC CS RefSeq v2.1, whole genome shotgun sequence:
aagggaaataagaagaggtagaaggagaagaagaaggagaagaagaggagaggaagaagaggagaaaaataagaagaggaaaaagaagaagaaaatcatcacatataatcatatatacacacatacatataatcatacactaattaatattccttgttgtgattagctagctaggtctatgtttgccactaatatatccatctctcatgtttgtatattaattgcaaTGCTGTAATacttgcagaaactatggatcaacaaagagacttggaaaaagaacagttgttgggggatataatcttcggcggaggtgatgtcttgtcgtttcccaatgacaccgatggtctcgaaggagaggatgaagcaggctctggtgatcgaacaatggaggaggaaagtcatGATCATGATGGCCCCGGCGACCGAATGCCAgtggaagaaggagaccgtgatgatggctccggtgaccgaacggagtcgggatcagctgttgcaaagtccggcgaggtatatatattaattaagcctgtgctggctagctaattgatgcattaattgtcttggtatgtacatatattaactcttctttcttcttttatagccctccgtATCGAGCCAAACtttggtaacgagacgaggcccgatgAAAAGGTTGCGCCCGGATGAAAgcttcacgatcacagcaatcgcgaacaatggccaaccgattgaacccacgCGGACCAAGgatgcattttctgctcagtgcggagctattgttagggacaacatcccgatcagcatccagccaTGGAATAAGCCTAAGAAAGAAGACCCTCAAGTTTCTTATGTCACAGATAgagagaaagatgatctttggaccccggtgaaggcaaatttcaccctaccgctagaggaggatccgaATAAGCCAATTATAGAGCCACTGGTCAAGTcgtatgctcttaagaagatggcgagctattcaggaggtggaagaaagagttgaaatgaacgtttgtcgacaaagggaagactccataattcatcggccgatttgagaagataagatatcactggcccgcatttgtagcctacaagacatcggacaagagtaagaaaatGTCAGAGATAAACAAGATAAATGTTGCAAAGAAGCAGTGGCACAATCGCACGGGGTGAGGTACCTCAAAGCTCGGCCattgtgggacaaagctgagcaaGACTGATtcctaaaggggtcgaaccagagacattgaactagcCAGactgttcaaggacttggttctttggggttggGCGAACTTTGGacccctgaaacagggaagtgtcgttggacgaacgagcaacttgcaacacccatcAAAAAGCTGactgaggccctcgggaatcctgagcaccctggacgaacacgaggcacgccaggctctgttGTGTGGAAGATTGGGTCTCCCGACGCAGACGATTACAAAACCCGGTAGAGGAAGAGGAAACAGGAGCTGAGCGATATACAGAAAGCTAGAGGAACGAGTTGAGAGCCAGCGAGCTGCCGACCAACCATCGGCATGAAGCTACCCTAGAAGCTACCCCGCGATCTCAGCAGAGAAGTAGCATGGCTTCCACGGAGCTCATTCAGTagcctgacttcacggctcctagctaccccgtggaagctatcacggaggctcaacattgccagcttatgacAAAATGGCAAAACATCACCTTGAAGGCGGATGTCGGCACTATTCCACCTCCTCAACCCGATGGAACTTTTCACTGATGTCCGATTCCATAGAGCTATGTTGTTGTGGTGGCGGATgaagtaatggagggatttgaggagctcgagcttgaccaccctataggtgaaggggagattcagctgggtcttgctctgaagactccatgtctatggggaaggagtacatcaagcttccaaactggacacctccgcctcctcctcctccggcgagtcagggcactccacctcctcctccgcctccttcttcggcgAGTGATCGGGGCTCTTCGCCTCCTCCAGCGCGTGACGGCACTCCGACTCCTTCTTCGCCTCCTTCGacgagcactccgcctcctccggcgcgtgagggcactacggctcctcctccgcctcctctggcGCGTTGGAGTACTCCGCCTCCTTTGGTGCATCAGCCGACTCCGCCACGTCAGCAACGGCGGAAGAGAGAGGCTGCCACTTCGGTGGCTAGTAGTAGTACAAGAAGAGGAGGGAAGCAGTTCAAATACAGTCCATCTCTCAAGGCTCCGGAAAACTTACCTTATGAGAGGACAAACAAGGAaaacgaggacatctgtcgtgcccAGGGACTTTTTTGCACGGAAACCTCTACCTCCGAAGGAaacggtagatccggtgaaagtgaagcggaCTATCGATGCCCTAAAGCAACCACCATCGCCTCCGCCGAATTCCAACTATGTGCGCCCTATTAAAAAGGCATATAAGGAaacggagcggtcgggaagtacttgcattgatgcaaggttagcagaacgaagaagtgggaaaaaaattccccagctcggcgaacaggcaaagcaaacgtgccccccgctcaaggtgtctagcgatatcatcgctaatcatccggggatggtgcttggtaccaatcttggtgattacctgcccgatgatgtacccattgaaataatggaggtggacgaattcagataCGAGTATGggcagcctctcgtcaaacctgatcatcctcgtctaaaaacgatgatgcgaagactccaTGAATGGTACACGCAAAGATGCAGGCAGTCTGGGAGGCATACTTTGAcaatgagaattaaagaggagcacgacctcattggaatGGATATTTTGAATATTGAATTTGATGAAttattccagttatacaatcaaaaggccctcgacaaaacactcgtgacttgctactgtctgtaagtactacttctgtaatgaagtctctatatatagctcagctcttttattgcatgtatatataattatcctcactattaTGCACGTTGAATATCGTCGAATGTAGAAAAGCAGATATATATACATTGGattcattaacccaaatatcatacatgaTTGGACGGTCAAACACAATGTCAAAGAGACCGAGGACATGCTACAATTGTTgcttaaaaatcaaaacaaaggtAAAATAcactttccttacaacttcaagtgagtgttactgtcttgtgcatattcggtttcccttacttgaggttaattatagtaatgtaattaatgagttatgcatgcatgcacagcTTTCACTTTAttttgctagagattaagcttgaaactggaatagtaactgtcttagactcgacaATAAAAAGTCCCCAGGAGTATGCGAACATGACTgatatgctccagaagtaagttaaattgatcattatcgcaccatatcggcaactttgttcatttcctgatatcaagtaattattctctttgtctggcagggtttggaaacagttcaccgcattTGTTCCGGCACTGTCGAAGGAGCTatgatttacacacccgaaagtaagtactactagctagttccgcgcatctcccattgattttagctagtttcatcaaaaccgttaagcatgcttgattatcagtttgattgaaatctatttctcgtaaagtgcttgtggcaggaagccgggaatgatttttgtggatactacgttgcGAGTTCATTTACAACTCGATGAAATATAAACGGGGCTACTCTAAAGAATATTTTAATGTACGTAAACAAAaaaattcacaattttattttattaccatcatttgtgttgagtttcattcatatacatgtattgaccgacttctttaaattagatgtgggagatgcagggtgaactcctaccacatgaacgcatacgagcaattcaagaggaattggcgggattctttcttaacCACGTCATAAATAAAGACGgggaataccatgtggaagttcaaATAGACCTTAGATGTTAGgttttgtaagagatcttatattgtatatatgtatctACTAGTGTCGAACAGATATAcggaacttgttgttcgaccaatctcgcggagaaagagaggtcaatcacttctctctatatgttcatgacgatcttgtgtacttaatggttccttcatttgcttactagctagtgtgtcgagttctctctatacgtatggtagctagcgtcgaccaagcacggagataagagaggtcacttctctctattagctagctaacacaatatatgaaacccctaaattaaccctccaaaaacccctaacacccccccccctcaaaaaaacaaaaacccagctcctgagctgctgacgcgtggatgccatttggtcccggttggtattaccaaccgggactaaaggccctcctgcctgggctcgccgcagcggaCACGTGGAGCACCATCTGTCCCAGTTCGTaagagaaccgggactaaaggtgttgggctttagtcccggttccagaaccggggctaATGGGCCTCTAGAACCGGGGCAAAtggcccattttctactagtgttgtgttggatgatgattatgatgacataatttgatgagactatttgtatgtgtatgctatgattacatttgtatgtgtatgatatgctagagattattgtataaagtctgttcaaatacaaaaaaacagaaactaataaaactagcaatagcgaggggaataaagttagcagcagcgtgctcTTACAGTAGCGCGGCTTACTTCAAAGCGCtgcagctattagcagtagcgcgttcctgtAAAGCTTGCTACTGccatccatgtatagcagtagcgcggtagacacgcgctactgctacaagttagctgtagcaccgtatcagtagcgcgggagcccgcgctactgatacacctaatacccgcgctactgctaggctttttccTAATAGTGTATGGCTCTCCGTCGAGTCCAGCGATCGTTAATGGTGACGATGGCAGTTGCAGGATTAACTAAGGATTCCTTTGTAAAAAAATTGAGGGTACTACAGAGGCAAAGCCAGCCTAGGCACATTTATTAATTTTAAAGTTTAACAGAGAATATTTACAGAGGGTGAGGATGGGAGAAggtaaaaacataaaaaaaaaacTATGTTTCATCTAGTCGGGACAACATGATTCCCAAGTCAATCAGAATTTGTTTGTGATCTTCATTTGCACATCTATTAGCCCAAAGAAATAAGTCTTGCGCTGCCCGCCCAAGATCGAAACCCAAGGACTTGACTTCTTTTTTTGGAGTGGTTTTCTGCAAACTTCTGCGGACACATGTTTTCTCTCTACCCTTCTGATCGGTTCCACGTGCATGCTTTGTATTCTTCTTATTTGTGATTAATGATACGCATggttacataaaaataataattctcACGTGAGCAATATTTGAGAAACCTGTGTTTTTTTAAAAACGAGAACGAGAGGCTCTGGAAATCGATCCCACGAAATCTAGCCACTGTCTAAATTGCGCCTCCACTGAGTGTTGTTTAACCCACGCTTCCATCACTGGGCTATCACCTAGTCCTCATTATTGGATTCATCAACAATCCTCAAAGTGTGAAGCGAATGAAGAAATAATACTGCTCATTCAGTAGGTGAAGAAAACTGGCGATGCCTTGCGTGCATTCTACTTGATTCCGTGACAAAATATGGTCAAAGCCAGACAAAAGGGGGGTCCCTGCCATCGTTATCATGCCATGCGGATTTGCACTTTTTGCAACTGAGATCCTTTGCTTTTGTTTGGATCGTAATTTACCCCGAACGCCGGCAGTGATTATGAGCAAGATCATAATGAtggttttcacttgaggtaaaGCAACAGAATACTATGTTTACATTGCGCATGAAGAAAAAATGATTTGAGCTTCAGAAACAGAGCACCATGAATTAAGATTGAAGAACAATTGATGTTGTGAGGGCTATCTATCCGGTGCAAGTTTGTGTTGTCGACCAAGCTACGCCTTTTCTAGTTATTCAGCAATGTGACACCTTCATATTTTCTATTTAGAATACCAATCAATATGTATGCAAATCTTTATATTTAATGTGTAAAAGGACGTCATTCCCAGTCATCTATacttctatatctatatctatacttacATATCTTTATTTATATATCTATATCTACATCCATACAGATATCTATATTTATAGATATGCTTCcacatctatatctatatactAATATTAAAAGAGCGAGTTGTGGATATCCAACAAATCTTGCCCATTCTTTAGCACTAAGCACATTTATCACGAAACATGTTTATCATCCTTCTCTAATTAATATCATGCCTAATAAAAATGTCTGCGTTAACCAAGTAACTGTATCATACCTAACATTAATGTGTAATTTATATGTTGTCTAATGTTACCTAAAacctggaatggagggagtattaacatGCAATTTATATCTTGTCTAATGTTAAGACCTGGATTGCACGTACATAGTTACAAGTTACAGGAAGTTAACATCTTTTAGCAGGTATTGTGTCCAGAAAAGTAGTCGACAGAAGGATGGTTTGTACTGTGCGAATGAGAGAACTCAAAAGGGCAAATAATCCTCCGTGTCAAACACATGGACAGTGACTAAAGGCAAATAATCGTCGGTGTACACATTAACAATTCTAAAGCTATGCACACATATTATTATATAGTTCCTTTTTGCAAAACACAAAACCATGTGGATGAACTCTGCATCTTTCCTACCAGCTTAAGCAAAAGAAAGGGGAGAAAATCCTTTGCAAAAAATGCACGCTAGCTACCAAGAACATATGCATTTAGGCATGTGAACAACCATCGGAGGGTGTGAGGCAGCAGTGGACGCGCTTTTGTCTGGCCACTGCATAAAACCACTTGTGTAGACACACAGAAAGAGGCGACCAGATTTCTAGTAATATGAACTGGCAAAAGCAACACAAAATGATGCCAGTATGAACCTTCTTTATTCGCTGGCCAGAAAGATGCAGTGGAAAATCAAGAAAGTCAAGCCATTTCAAGCCCTTGGGCAAGGCTGCAAGCCTGTAGGAAACGGCCTATTTTCCGCAGGTGCTCCTCCACAAACATGCCACTGTCCCCAAGCCCAACCTAACCCCACTGAGCTGATCCACTTTTAgtttatttatatatttttctatcagaaaaaacaaggagaataatGGCAATAAAATAGTTCATTAAACAGCATCATTTGTTGTGGCTTTTGAGAGGGCCTTTTTGCCAGTATAAAACTAGCACGCACCCTCACCGGCTTCAGCAGGCTTCAGTGTCGACTGTCGAGTCTCTTCCCATCCGCTTTGCCTTGGAAGAAATTGTTTGAACCTTTCCTCCACTTACTAGCCTTTCTTCCTCCCCGTTGCTGCCATGAGGGCTCTCTTTGCATGGTGCGCCCTCCTCTTGGCGTGCGCCGGCGTGATGCATTGCACGGAGGCGGCCAAGGCCAGGCACCTCAAGTGGGAGGTGAGCCACATGTTCTGGTCGCCGGACTGCGAGGAGAAGGTGCTCATCGGCATCAACGGCCAGTTCCCCGGCCCCACCATCCGGGCCAAGGCCGGCGACACCATCGTCGTCGAGCTCAAGAACGGGCTGCACACCGAGGGCGTCGTCATCCACTGGCACGGCGTCAGACAGGTAATTAATTAACCACAGCATGAGCACACCGTCATTGCTTTGTCTCTTTCCCGTTACATGTCGCTAGGAGATTTTGTTCTTTTGCTGATCTTTATGTTTTCCTAACATTTCATGGACAAAATCATGGCAGATTGGAACGCCATGGGCGGATGGCACGGCCGCCATCTCCCAGTGCGCCATCAACCCGGAGGAAACCTTCACTTATCGATTCGTCGTCGACAAGGTACCTCCACTGTTCAAACGATCAAACCTCCTAGTGGCACACATCATAGCTGGTGCCGAAAAGCTGAAATTAATCGCAACATTAGTGCCAAAATTGCTGCAAAACTTCCTCATTTCCCCCTTCTTTTTAGCTTGACTTGTGAGTTGTGACTGACCCATGGTTGGTTCATGGCTGCAGCCGGGGACATACTTCTACCATGGCCACTACGGCATGCAGAGGGCAGCGGGGCTGTACGGCTCCCTGATTGTGGATGTGGCGGATGGGGAGGAGGAGCCGTTCAAGTATGACGGCGAGCTGAACCTGCTCCTCAGCGACTGGTACCACGATAGCATCTACAACCAGATGGTTGGCCTCTCCTCCAGCCCCATGAGATGGATCGGCGAGCCCCAGGTAACCGTTAAAACCACACTGATGTTCTTGCTATATCTCTAGGAGTAGTATATGATGTTTCAGCAAGATGCAGTTTCATGGTGGACAAAAGGTATCTTGATTGGTTGGATTTACAGTCAGGACAGTCCAAAATGCACTCTTTCAAGTAAAAAATTTAaaacacaaaaaagacaaatggCACTGGGAGTTTGGAGCCCGTCCATCCGATTTAGATGATCTTGGACAGAGCAATTGGCTTGTCCTCTTCTGGAAATTTAAAATGCAAGTGCACTAGAAAGTTTCAGCTAACTGGTGAATTGGGCGATTTAGATGATCACGGACAGAGCAATTTAAAATTTCAAAATGCAATTGTTGGTGCAGCATACCAACAATTGAATATCAGTTTGTTACGAAaatacttgctcttgtgagctgaaTAGCAATTTAGGATAAAAATCCTGGATTGCTAGGCCAGTCACTAAAGCTAAGCAAAGCATGGCCTCGAAGATCCCAGCTGATGGTGATAAACTGATGATGCACACACTCAGCTTTCTCATCAGGACCAGAAAGCTTACATGCCTCCAGGGCCAACTGTGGTGATGAGAAAGGCAAAAGAAATGGAACCCACCCTATTGGGCTTCCTAGAAAGAAGCACTCCcacttcaaaaaaaaaaagaagacaCACACCATGTATAGGACACTTTGTAGGCTCAAGACCAGTATTATATGTGTGCTAATGCCTAAAGTGTCAGAACAGATCATGTTCATATGCAGCACAGCACAGGCATGGATGCACACACACACATTACAAATTTTCTGAAGACAAGGTTGGGGGGTGTCACAAGGCCACATGATTTTCAGAGGGGACACTTGTGGTCATGTGCCACCAAAAAGCATCCATGCAAGGACCTTTTCTCTCTTGATCTTGGAAACATCTGCCTGCCTGGGGAGATGCATGATGCAGAGCAGAGGTGATGGGGtggtatttttttttgaaaaaagttaCAGAGGGTACAGTGACCCTAGGTGGCACTCCTACATTATTGTGTGGGGAGCTTTGGCTTGGCCATTGGGTGGTCAGGGAAAGGGTCAAGCCAACATGAGTGCATCCCACACTGACAGTGGTACATTTTTTTTCTTGTGCGCACAAAGCACATGTGTGCATGTGTTGTGGAAGGCAATCCAACAAGAACAGTGATGTGTATTGGTTTTTTGGGGGTTTGTCAGTGCTACATCCACTGCATTGCACTGTATGAAAATCGATCTGTTGATTTAACACAACCACAACCAAAagataagtgagagtgttcactAGTAATGGGCAATGGCGCATCATGATAATTTGAATAATTCGGGCGACACTCTGCCATGATAGATGTTGTTTTTCTTCTTGCAGACTTTCATGTCACATCATGTCGAGAATGACGGAGATTCTGCCTGAATTTTTGGAACTAACGACACGCACTGTGTTTCCTTGTGGTTGTGCAGTCGTTGCTGATCAACGGTAGGGGGCAGTTCAACTGCTCGCTCGCGGCGGCGCACACGCCGGGCACCAAGCAGTGCaccgccggcggcaacaggcattGTGCACCGGTGATCCTCCCCGTCGAGCCGAACAAAACCTACAGGCTCCGGATCGCCAGCACCACGTCCCTGGCTTCCCTCAACCTCGCGATCGGGGTAAGCAAATCCGAGACAGATTGATTCCCCGATAATAAAACAGTATAAACTGTGCAGCGCGCAGAATCCTGAAAGCTATGTCGGATGCTTGCGACATTGTTTAATCCAGTGAGTTTTTTTTTATTGTTCAGAATCACAAGCTGACGGTGGTGGAGGCCGACGGCAACTACGTGGAGCCGTTCGTGGTGGACGACATGGACATCTACTCCGGCGACAGCTACTCTGTCCTGCTCACCACCGACCAGGACCCGTCGTCCAACTACTGGGTCAGCATCGGCGTGCGCGGCCGGACGCCCAAGACGGCGCCGGCACTGGCCCTGCTCAACTACCGCCCCAACCGCGGGTTCAAGCTGCCGGCCATCGCGCCGCCGGTCACCCCGTTGTGGAACGACACCGCGCACAGCAAGGCGTTCACGACCCATATCAAAGCCCGCGCCGGCACGCCCCCGCCGCCGGCGACGTCGGACCGCCGCATCGAGCTGCTCAACACGCAGAACAAGCTGGACGGGCACATCAAGTGGTCCATCAACAATGTGTCCATGGTGCTCCCGGCGACGCCGTACCTGGGCTCCCTGAAGCTGGGGCTCAAGACGGCACTGACCGCCGCGCGGCCGGCGGATACGTTCGGGCGCGCCTACGACGTGACGCGGCCGCCGCACAACCCCAACACGACGACGGGGGACAACGTGTACGTGCTCCGCTACAACACCACGGTGGACGTGGTGCTCCAGAACGCCAACGCGCTGCAGCACAACGTCAGCGAGGTGCACCCGTGGCACCTGCACGGGCACGACTTCTGGGTGCTGGGTTACGGCGAGGGCGCGTACAGGGGCGACGCCGCCGACGCGGCGAGGCTGAACCTGGTGAACCCGCCGCTGCGGAACACGGCGGTGATCTTCCCGTACGGGTGGACGGCGCTGCGGTTCGTGGCGGACAACCCGGGGGTGTGGGCGTTCCACTGCCACATCGAGCCGCACCTCCACATGGGCATGGGGGTCATCTTCGCCGAGGCCATCGACCGCGTCGGGAAGGTGCCCAAGGAGGCCGTCTCCTGCGGCGCCACGGCCACCGCGCTGATGAACGGCGACCACCTCTGAACGTGAATCAGCCGTGAGCCCTTTATGAGAGCCTGGTTATGGCCTCTCCGACTCCATCTTGTGCGATTGAAGCTTGGTTACTGATGATTAGCTAGGGTTCTTCAATTTTTCCCTTTTCTTAAGGGTCCCATTTTCCCTTCTTTGCTGTATTATTAGGGAGTGAGATTGTATTTGTTAAGTGCTTATGGTTTGTTGGAATCATGGATTGGAATGCAAACAATGGTTTGCTCGGCATTAATGTGCTCTCCAAGGTTCAATCTTAAGAATTCAAGCTCGGCCTATGCGGTCACGTTTGCAGGTTCACGAGAGGGTGTCACGACTGAGGAACTCCAAACCGGACACACCGTATCGCCGCTGACACAATGAGAAGCCCGCCATCCAAAACTATCTCATAAATGTCTGCTCATACAACTAATTTGAAATTCAAATCATAGCGCGTGGGATCATGTTAGCCACCGATCACAATCAAAAAGAGTATTTATAGTTTTAACATGCCCGATCACAAAAAAATATCAATCCGGCACTCCGTGCAAAAAATTGGATTTTCCGCCCTGCTGGACCGGCAATACAAGCCTACACGTTCAATCTGCCGTCGCCGCCGTCTTGGCCTTCTCCTTGTCCGGCGCCTCCAACTGATGCTTCTGCGTTTCAACATATTGAAACAGATGGCTTGCACGATCATCATGGCGTCGTCAACTACATCCTCCATCTTCAAGATCAACATCTTCGCGTCCTCCGAAGCAGCTACGATCTTAATCTCCTTCTTTTCGAGCATGGTCTTTCTATCTTCGAGTTTCAGCTTCTTCTCGGTCGCGGCCATCAACATGTTAAACCTCTCGGCCTTTTTTTCCTCCTTGATGTTAGAGCGCTTGACGTATGCCTCCTTCGCCAAGATGTCCTTGAAGCTCTCCGTCATCTTGGCCGTCGCCCCTTCTCGCATTGCTTTCTCGTCGTCCCACTTCTTTCACCGAAACCATCCTCTAACCTTCTTGGGCGGTTCTTTTGTTGGGTCGGTTAGACCATTGGTTTGTTTCTCGGTTTCATGGGCGACGGTCTTGGCAATGAATTGATTTCACTTGGATTCtccattcaacttcaaccaacaatgcatgacgGTGAATCTTTTCTTCTCCAACTTCAAGAACACATTGCAGGCATGAAAATACTACAAATAAAACATTGTCAAATGACTATAAATGATCAACAATGTGCATATCCGGCCAAATGACCAATACAATAATGCATATCCGACCAACAATGTGCATACCCGGCCATATAATCTACACAACAATGTGCACCGCACTAAATAAGGTAGCGACTATGTCTCGCTTGATGCGAGACAGAGTCAGCTCTCGCCCTACGAGAGCTCACGAATGGGCCGATCACCAAGGAGTGGCGGACCGTAGCAACGCTCAAATGCAAGCTTTCGGAGATGTCGTTAATGTTTGCATGCTCATGGATTTAGGCTATCAAGGCTGTTTTTGGACATAGGAGAAAAAAGTGACGGGGGGCTCCTATACGCGTGTCAGGTTGGATCGAGCGCTGGCGTCTCCCTCCTGGATGTCACGCTTTCCCCTGGCAACCGTGAGTCACCTCTCGGAGGCATCTTCAGACCATGGGCCAAACTTCTAAGGTTTAAAGACGAGGATCGAGGGACTGGTCGAGCGAGAGACTTGGCGTACGAAGTGATGTGGGAACCACACAAGGATTGGCAGGAATCTATTTCGTCTAAGTGGAGCATTGTTTCACCAGGCTATGGAGTAGGTGATTTCTGGGACAAGCTAC
This genomic window contains:
- the LOC123160290 gene encoding L-ascorbate oxidase, translating into MRALFAWCALLLACAGVMHCTEAAKARHLKWEVSHMFWSPDCEEKVLIGINGQFPGPTIRAKAGDTIVVELKNGLHTEGVVIHWHGVRQIGTPWADGTAAISQCAINPEETFTYRFVVDKPGTYFYHGHYGMQRAAGLYGSLIVDVADGEEEPFKYDGELNLLLSDWYHDSIYNQMVGLSSSPMRWIGEPQSLLINGRGQFNCSLAAAHTPGTKQCTAGGNRHCAPVILPVEPNKTYRLRIASTTSLASLNLAIGNHKLTVVEADGNYVEPFVVDDMDIYSGDSYSVLLTTDQDPSSNYWVSIGVRGRTPKTAPALALLNYRPNRGFKLPAIAPPVTPLWNDTAHSKAFTTHIKARAGTPPPPATSDRRIELLNTQNKLDGHIKWSINNVSMVLPATPYLGSLKLGLKTALTAARPADTFGRAYDVTRPPHNPNTTTGDNVYVLRYNTTVDVVLQNANALQHNVSEVHPWHLHGHDFWVLGYGEGAYRGDAADAARLNLVNPPLRNTAVIFPYGWTALRFVADNPGVWAFHCHIEPHLHMGMGVIFAEAIDRVGKVPKEAVSCGATATALMNGDHL